A stretch of Dama dama isolate Ldn47 chromosome 22, ASM3311817v1, whole genome shotgun sequence DNA encodes these proteins:
- the RABL2B gene encoding rab-like protein 2B isoform X7, producing the protein MERFLMDGFQPQQLSTYALTLYKHTAVVDGKTVLVDFWDTAGQERFQSMHASYYHKAHACIMVFDVQRKITYKNLSTWYTELREFRPEIPCIVVANKIDDRPMSYLLSTADMKMTQKSFNFARKFSLPLYFVSAADGTNVVKLFNDAIRLAVSYKQNSRDFMDEVLQELENIDLKQEEEEEIPDKEQPGRTQSPSPS; encoded by the exons ATGGAGAGGTTCCTCATGGATGGATT TCAGCCCCAGCAGCTGTCCACATACGCCCTGACCCTGTACAAGCACACGGCCGTGGTGGATGGCAAGACCGTCCTTGTGG ACTTTTGGGACACAGCAGGCCAAGAGCGGTTCCAGAGCATGCACGCCTCCTACTACCACAAGGCCCACGCCTGCATCATG GTATTTGACGTGCAGAGGAAAATCACGTACAAGAACCTCAGCACCTGGTATACAGAGCTTCGGGAGTTCAGGCCAGAGATTCCGTGCATTGTGGTGGCCAATAAAATCGATG ACAGGCCAATGTCCTACCTTCTCTCTACAGCAGACATGAAGATGACCCAAAAAAGTTTCAATTTTGCCAGGAAGTTCTCCTTGCCTCTGTACTTTGTCTCAGCTGCTGATGGTACCAACGTTGTGAAG CTCTTCAATGATGCAATTCGATTAGCTGTATCTTACAAACAGAACTCCCGGGACTTCATGGACGAGGTTTTGCAGGAGCTTGAG AACATCGACttgaagcaggaggaggaggaggagatacCGGACAAGGAGCAGCCCGGCCGCACCCAGAGCCCGTCTCCCTCCTGA